One window from the genome of Kaistella carnis encodes:
- a CDS encoding metal-dependent transcriptional regulator yields the protein MISLTEENYLKAIFHLRNTDNTVTINELSKLLDVKMPSVNNMMKKFAQKNWVIYETYKPVKITAEGNKEAALIVRKHRLTEMFLVEKMNFGWENVHEIAEQLEHLHSDLFFDKIDEILNYPKFDPHGEPIPDKEGNIIALDLKKLSECKKDDEVVFTSVTHSDDDFLSYLTSKNLELGTTLKIFDIEKYDQSFTILKTDGSKTVLSKMVCDKILVK from the coding sequence ATGATTTCACTAACGGAAGAAAACTATCTGAAAGCCATTTTCCATCTCAGAAACACCGACAACACAGTAACAATCAATGAATTAAGCAAATTATTGGATGTTAAAATGCCGAGTGTAAATAATATGATGAAAAAATTCGCACAGAAAAACTGGGTTATTTATGAAACCTACAAACCTGTAAAAATCACCGCCGAAGGAAATAAAGAAGCTGCTCTTATTGTTCGCAAACACCGGTTAACGGAAATGTTTCTGGTTGAAAAAATGAATTTCGGCTGGGAAAATGTACACGAGATTGCGGAACAACTGGAGCATTTACATTCTGATCTGTTTTTCGATAAAATTGATGAGATATTAAATTATCCAAAATTTGATCCTCATGGCGAGCCTATTCCCGATAAAGAAGGCAATATCATTGCGCTTGATTTAAAGAAATTAAGTGAGTGCAAAAAAGATGATGAGGTGGTGTTTACTTCGGTTACGCACTCAGATGACGATTTCCTAAGTTATCTTACCAGCAAAAATCTAGAATTAGGTACTACCCTAAAAATTTTCGACATCGAAAAATATGATCAGTCGTTCACGATTCTGAAAACAGACGGTTCCAAAACTGTTTTAAGCAAAATGGTGTGCGATAAAATCCTTGTGAAGTAA
- the pruA gene encoding L-glutamate gamma-semialdehyde dehydrogenase codes for MSKAISQVPFAINEPVRSYEPGSDEVKSLISTYKKMWKEKIEIPMVIGGKEITTDEKVDINSPQDHQHTVGFYHKGTMKHVDDAINSALAAKEKWNNLGWEQRAAIFLKAADLIAGPYRDRLNAATMIAQSKNVHQAEIDAACEFIDFLRFNVEFMTELYSEQPVSDTGIWNRSEYRPLEGFCFAVTPFNFTAISGNLPTCMAMMGNVVVWKPSDKQVYSAKVIMDILIEAGLPEGVINMVFTDGKETAEKVLAHPDFAGLHFTGSTKVFQSMWKMMGDNIHNYKTYPRIVGETGGKDFVIAHPSANIEAVATGLVRGAFEYQGQKCSAASRAYIPKSIWNEVKAVMEAQMKTIKMGSPEDPSNFVNAVIDKNSFEKCKGYIERAQNSKEADVIIGGKCDDSKGWFVEPTVIVTTNPKYESVCEEIFGPILSIYVFEDEDWSATLKLVDETSPYSLTGAVFAQDRYAIDEAYKALENASGNFYINDKPTGAVVGQQPFGGARASGTNDKAGSKMNLLRWVSVRSIKETFVSPKDYKYPYLG; via the coding sequence ATGTCAAAAGCCATTTCACAGGTTCCTTTCGCAATAAACGAACCCGTAAGAAGTTATGAGCCAGGATCAGATGAAGTAAAATCATTGATCTCCACTTATAAAAAAATGTGGAAAGAGAAAATCGAAATCCCCATGGTTATTGGTGGTAAAGAAATCACCACTGATGAAAAAGTTGATATTAACTCTCCGCAAGATCACCAGCACACCGTTGGATTCTACCATAAAGGAACAATGAAGCATGTTGATGACGCCATTAATTCTGCTTTAGCAGCAAAAGAAAAATGGAATAATCTTGGTTGGGAGCAACGTGCCGCCATCTTTTTAAAAGCAGCTGATTTAATTGCGGGTCCTTACAGAGACCGTTTGAATGCAGCGACCATGATTGCGCAGAGTAAAAATGTTCATCAGGCAGAGATTGATGCTGCTTGTGAATTTATCGATTTCTTACGTTTCAACGTAGAATTTATGACCGAATTGTACAGCGAACAACCCGTTTCTGATACAGGAATTTGGAACCGTTCCGAATATCGTCCTTTGGAAGGTTTCTGTTTTGCTGTTACTCCTTTTAACTTCACCGCAATTTCCGGAAACTTGCCGACCTGTATGGCAATGATGGGAAATGTGGTGGTATGGAAACCATCTGACAAGCAGGTTTATTCAGCTAAAGTTATTATGGATATTCTTATTGAAGCAGGTTTACCGGAAGGCGTGATCAATATGGTTTTCACTGATGGAAAAGAAACTGCAGAAAAAGTATTGGCACACCCAGACTTTGCTGGTCTGCACTTCACAGGTTCTACTAAAGTGTTCCAAAGCATGTGGAAGATGATGGGCGACAACATTCATAACTATAAAACCTACCCAAGAATTGTGGGAGAAACAGGTGGAAAAGATTTCGTGATCGCACACCCTTCTGCAAATATAGAAGCAGTAGCTACAGGTTTGGTTCGTGGAGCATTCGAATATCAAGGACAAAAATGTTCTGCAGCATCCCGAGCGTACATTCCGAAATCCATCTGGAACGAGGTGAAAGCGGTAATGGAAGCACAAATGAAAACCATTAAGATGGGAAGTCCGGAAGATCCTTCTAACTTTGTGAACGCCGTTATTGATAAAAATTCTTTTGAAAAATGCAAAGGGTATATCGAACGTGCACAAAACTCAAAAGAAGCAGACGTAATCATCGGAGGGAAATGTGATGACTCTAAAGGCTGGTTTGTAGAGCCAACAGTTATTGTAACTACAAATCCAAAATATGAGTCCGTTTGTGAAGAAATTTTCGGCCCTATTCTTTCAATCTACGTTTTTGAAGATGAAGACTGGAGTGCTACTTTGAAACTGGTTGATGAAACTTCTCCTTACTCTTTAACCGGTGCTGTTTTCGCTCAAGACCGTTATGCGATTGATGAGGCTTACAAAGCTTTAGAAAACGCTTCTGGTAACTTCTATATCAATGACAAGCCAACCGGAGCAGTTGTTGGACAACAGCCATTTGGTGGCGCGAGAGCCTCAGGAACAAATGATAAAGCAGGATCTAAGATGAATCTACTTCGATGGGTTTCTGTAAGAAGTATTAAAGAAACTTTTGTTTCGCCGAAAGATTATAAATATCCTTACTTAGGATAA
- a CDS encoding YtxH domain-containing protein, whose translation MGTKKNGLLALLGLGALAWWKYKNSSAEEKQAVKDKVNTAKDNFNKWGTDLKSKAGDVASQVQDKVNKTTSSVEDTVNRG comes from the coding sequence ATGGGTACTAAGAAAAACGGATTACTTGCATTATTAGGATTAGGAGCCTTAGCATGGTGGAAATATAAAAACTCAAGTGCAGAGGAAAAACAAGCAGTTAAAGATAAAGTGAATACCGCAAAAGATAATTTCAATAAATGGGGTACTGACCTAAAATCTAAAGCTGGTGATGTTGCATCACAGGTACAGGATAAAGTTAATAAAACGACATCTTCCGTTGAGGATACCGTAAACAGAGGTTAA
- the ypfJ gene encoding KPN_02809 family neutral zinc metallopeptidase gives MKWTNDRSGNVDDRRGSGGGGGMLVGGGLGTLIIAAIIFFLGGDPSAILSSGIGSAGPQTEQRDLNADELKVRDFVQMVTVENEKTWSKVFQENGMQYQPAKVVLFENVTQSGCGTAQAAMGPFYCPADQTVYMDMSFFKELEQRFGAKVTEFSIAYVMAHEMGHHVQTLLGTTQKVDQLRNSGRYSEADMNRVSVATELQADFYAGVWAKQTDNREHILEPGDIESAISAAEAVGDDNIQKRSQGYVNQEGFTHGSSAQRKEWFMKGYNTGDIRQGDTFNALLK, from the coding sequence ATGAAATGGACAAACGATAGAAGTGGAAATGTAGATGACCGACGCGGATCAGGCGGTGGGGGAGGAATGCTGGTGGGTGGTGGCTTAGGTACATTAATCATCGCTGCAATCATATTTTTTCTGGGCGGTGATCCTTCCGCAATATTATCATCCGGAATAGGTTCTGCCGGACCACAAACCGAGCAGCGCGACCTTAACGCCGATGAATTGAAAGTTCGTGATTTCGTACAGATGGTAACGGTAGAAAATGAAAAGACCTGGAGTAAAGTTTTTCAGGAAAATGGCATGCAATATCAACCGGCGAAAGTGGTCTTGTTTGAAAATGTAACACAGTCAGGGTGTGGAACTGCACAGGCGGCAATGGGACCATTTTATTGTCCTGCCGACCAAACAGTGTATATGGATATGAGTTTTTTCAAAGAGTTGGAGCAACGTTTTGGTGCAAAAGTAACTGAGTTTTCAATTGCTTATGTAATGGCGCACGAAATGGGACATCATGTTCAAACACTTTTGGGAACCACCCAAAAAGTAGATCAACTCAGAAATAGCGGCAGATATTCTGAAGCAGATATGAATCGTGTTTCTGTAGCCACCGAACTTCAAGCTGATTTTTATGCCGGAGTTTGGGCGAAACAGACAGACAACAGAGAACATATTTTAGAGCCCGGCGATATCGAATCTGCTATTTCTGCAGCCGAAGCCGTTGGAGATGATAATATTCAGAAGAGATCCCAGGGATACGTAAATCAGGAAGGATTTACGCATGGGAGTTCTGCTCAACGTAAAGAGTGGTTCATGAAAGGATACAATACCGGAGATATTCGGCAGGGTGACACCTTTAATGCTTTGCTAAAATAA
- a CDS encoding LTA synthase family protein: MYASKLKPYLYLGLFYGIVSMILRIIFIFHPITTVNFGIWESLKILIIGGLSDVFVFILASSILALYFLFLSDSKYRKPFGYFIFGLFVLAFIYTAFVPGNIFKQYGGSFPEVAMIFIGLKTLLFGLMLFLPTKRTGIRNILYFITLFLYVLLIIFNAVSEYFFWNEFGVRYNFIAADYLFYTNEVIGNIMESYPVVPLFSAILTLALLVTWFIYKKTKKELLSLPNITQKIVLVASIIILCGLSLMMIPQLSKIQTKNTFAEEIQANGFPKFYHAFTQNELDYFQFYPTMNQEKAEQRFLQQFQPPTLSRNIAPENPEIRKNVVLISVESLSAEFLEHYGSTKKIMPFLDSLAEKSLMFTNLYATGNRTVRGLEALTLCIPPTAGESLVKRENNKNKFSTGSVFKEKGYHVKFLYGGYSYFDNMEDFYKGNGYEIVDRNNFKPEEITFANVWGVSDEDMAKKAVMEMNNDSKSGKPFFHHWMTVSNHRPFTYPEGRIDIPGTAKSRDGGVKYTDYALRQFFKMAKKQNWYKNTVFIIIADHCASSAGKTELPMDKYRIPGIVFSEGFIEPQKFEKTMSQIDVMPTVLGLLNFKYQSKFLGQDVFTEHFQPKAYIATYQDLGLIKDNHLTIISPTKKIKQYSLSLQKSDLPSAFKLYYDEIPVKNIQQNLVEDCVSTYQSVSYWLKENKLNK, encoded by the coding sequence ATGTACGCATCTAAACTTAAACCCTATCTTTATTTAGGTCTATTCTATGGAATTGTTTCCATGATTTTAAGGATCATATTTATATTTCACCCCATCACAACGGTTAATTTTGGAATCTGGGAAAGTTTGAAAATCCTAATTATTGGTGGTTTAAGTGATGTTTTTGTTTTTATCCTTGCCAGCAGTATTCTTGCCCTGTATTTTCTTTTTTTATCGGATTCTAAATACAGAAAACCCTTTGGATATTTCATTTTTGGGTTGTTCGTTTTAGCGTTTATTTATACCGCATTTGTTCCGGGTAATATATTTAAACAATATGGAGGTTCTTTTCCGGAAGTGGCCATGATCTTTATAGGCTTAAAAACACTGCTCTTCGGATTAATGCTTTTTCTTCCCACAAAACGAACCGGGATTCGCAATATTCTGTACTTCATTACCCTATTTCTTTACGTTTTATTAATCATCTTTAATGCAGTCAGCGAGTATTTTTTCTGGAATGAATTCGGCGTGCGTTACAATTTTATTGCAGCTGATTATCTATTTTACACCAATGAAGTCATCGGAAACATTATGGAAAGTTATCCTGTTGTTCCGTTATTCTCTGCTATTTTAACATTAGCATTGCTCGTAACCTGGTTCATCTATAAAAAAACAAAAAAGGAATTACTTTCGCTTCCCAATATCACTCAAAAAATAGTATTGGTGGCGTCCATTATTATTCTGTGTGGACTGAGTTTGATGATGATTCCTCAATTGAGTAAAATCCAGACCAAAAACACTTTTGCGGAAGAGATTCAGGCGAATGGTTTCCCGAAATTTTATCATGCCTTTACTCAAAATGAACTCGATTATTTTCAGTTTTATCCAACTATGAATCAGGAAAAAGCAGAGCAACGTTTTCTACAGCAGTTTCAACCCCCAACTTTAAGCAGAAATATTGCACCTGAAAATCCTGAAATACGCAAAAATGTCGTCTTAATTTCCGTAGAAAGTTTATCTGCAGAATTTTTAGAACATTACGGAAGTACAAAAAAGATCATGCCTTTTCTGGATAGTTTAGCAGAAAAATCGCTAATGTTCACCAACCTTTATGCAACTGGGAATAGAACCGTGCGTGGTTTGGAGGCGCTGACCTTGTGTATCCCGCCAACTGCCGGTGAAAGTCTTGTAAAGCGGGAGAATAACAAAAATAAATTCAGCACAGGAAGTGTTTTTAAGGAAAAAGGATATCATGTGAAATTCCTTTATGGCGGTTACAGCTATTTCGATAATATGGAAGATTTCTATAAAGGGAACGGTTACGAAATCGTAGATCGAAATAATTTTAAACCTGAAGAAATTACCTTTGCTAATGTTTGGGGCGTGTCAGACGAGGATATGGCCAAAAAAGCAGTGATGGAAATGAACAACGATTCCAAATCAGGCAAACCATTTTTTCACCATTGGATGACCGTTTCTAATCACCGACCTTTCACTTACCCGGAAGGGAGAATTGATATTCCTGGCACAGCAAAATCCCGTGATGGCGGTGTAAAGTATACTGATTATGCACTTCGTCAATTTTTTAAAATGGCTAAGAAACAGAATTGGTATAAAAATACGGTGTTCATTATTATTGCCGACCACTGTGCTTCAAGTGCGGGTAAAACGGAGCTTCCAATGGATAAATACAGAATTCCGGGTATCGTTTTTTCAGAAGGATTTATTGAACCTCAAAAATTTGAAAAGACAATGTCACAAATCGATGTCATGCCTACTGTTCTTGGACTTCTTAATTTTAAATATCAATCTAAATTCTTAGGACAGGATGTTTTCACTGAGCACTTTCAACCAAAGGCCTATATCGCAACCTATCAGGATCTGGGTTTAATAAAAGATAATCATTTAACCATTATTTCCCCGACCAAGAAAATAAAACAATATTCTTTAAGCTTACAAAAATCAGATCTGCCGTCCGCTTTTAAACTGTATTATGACGAAATACCGGTTAAAAATATACAGCAGAATTTAGTAGAAGACTGTGTTTCTACGTACCAGAGTGTTTCATATTGGCTTAAAGAAAATAAACTCAATAAATAA
- the ribH gene encoding 6,7-dimethyl-8-ribityllumazine synthase — MATVNLSDYRPLKINNASSFRIGIVVSEWNDFVTYNLRDGAIEVLKKEGIPIDNISVFPVPGAFELSYASMQLCKQGNFDAVIAIGCVIRGETSHFDYVCSAVAQGIKDCNILSDVPAIFCVLTDDKKEQSIARSGGALGNKGVEAAVTALQMIEFKRNIS, encoded by the coding sequence ATGGCAACTGTAAATCTTTCAGATTATCGACCATTAAAAATAAACAATGCCAGTTCTTTTAGAATTGGCATCGTTGTTTCAGAATGGAATGATTTCGTAACTTATAATCTGCGTGATGGCGCAATAGAAGTGTTAAAAAAGGAAGGAATTCCAATCGATAACATTAGCGTTTTTCCCGTTCCCGGAGCTTTTGAATTGAGTTATGCTTCAATGCAACTGTGCAAACAGGGCAATTTTGACGCAGTAATTGCAATCGGATGTGTCATTCGGGGCGAAACATCACATTTCGACTACGTGTGTTCCGCTGTAGCGCAGGGGATTAAAGACTGTAATATTTTATCGGATGTTCCTGCGATTTTCTGTGTTTTAACAGATGATAAAAAAGAGCAGTCAATTGCCAGAAGTGGCGGTGCCCTGGGAAATAAAGGGGTGGAAGCCGCTGTTACTGCACTTCAGATGATTGAGTTTAAAAGAAACATCTCCTAA
- a CDS encoding tetratricopeptide repeat protein encodes MAKHKLHTNKKDLEGKETVEVFKDLDRGALDTERFLEKNSKLLIIIFGALVLAVLGFFAYKQFYVEPRNEEATLSYLAAQKNLADGKNDLALGGKSAANPGYLGTYKDFSETAVGKLSAYNAGLIKFKEGKYKESYDLLDEFSSKNKVLMALKYGAMADCQANLNKSDEALSLLDQAISASDDPYTAYYFTRKAGILALALKKNDAAKKYFSAVDEKYADYDNGMSDSYIEMVKYY; translated from the coding sequence ATGGCAAAACATAAACTGCACACGAACAAAAAGGACCTGGAAGGAAAGGAAACTGTTGAAGTTTTCAAAGATCTGGATAGAGGTGCACTTGATACTGAGAGATTCCTGGAGAAAAACTCAAAACTTTTAATCATCATTTTTGGTGCTTTGGTATTGGCTGTTTTAGGGTTTTTTGCCTACAAACAGTTTTATGTTGAACCAAGAAATGAAGAGGCAACCCTAAGTTATCTTGCAGCGCAGAAAAATTTGGCAGATGGTAAAAATGATTTAGCTTTAGGTGGGAAAAGCGCAGCCAATCCCGGATATCTAGGAACGTATAAAGATTTCTCCGAAACGGCTGTTGGTAAACTTTCAGCTTATAACGCGGGACTTATCAAATTTAAAGAAGGCAAATATAAAGAGTCATACGATTTATTAGATGAGTTTTCTTCAAAAAATAAGGTATTAATGGCTTTGAAATATGGAGCTATGGCAGATTGCCAGGCAAATCTAAATAAGAGCGATGAGGCATTGTCACTTTTAGATCAGGCGATTTCTGCTTCAGATGATCCTTATACTGCTTATTACTTCACCAGAAAAGCAGGAATTTTGGCATTAGCATTGAAGAAAAATGATGCAGCAAAAAAATACTTCTCTGCGGTTGATGAAAAGTACGCAGATTACGATAATGGAATGTCTGATTCCTACATCGAAATGGTAAAATATTACTAA
- a CDS encoding adenine phosphoribosyltransferase, with the protein MNHQLIQELEDTIQNIPDFPKPGIQFKDITPIFLKPDLYKDVIKDLAEFSRGKIDAVCGIESRGYLFGIAIAVALDVPFVLIRKKGKLPPPFVGQKYDLEYGSAEIEMRTGQIKSGQRILIHDDLLATGGTTEAAALLVQKQGARISQFSFLIALEELGGKERLKQFEAEVHQILTY; encoded by the coding sequence ATGAATCATCAACTCATTCAGGAGCTGGAAGATACGATACAGAATATTCCAGATTTTCCGAAACCCGGAATTCAGTTCAAAGATATTACGCCCATTTTTTTAAAACCTGATCTATACAAAGATGTAATAAAGGATTTAGCAGAATTCAGTCGCGGAAAAATTGATGCAGTTTGTGGGATCGAAAGTCGGGGCTATCTTTTTGGCATCGCCATCGCTGTCGCTTTAGATGTGCCTTTTGTGCTTATTAGAAAAAAAGGAAAACTGCCACCGCCCTTTGTAGGGCAAAAATATGATTTAGAATATGGTTCTGCCGAAATCGAAATGCGGACGGGACAAATTAAATCCGGTCAAAGAATCTTGATTCACGACGATCTGTTGGCGACAGGAGGCACAACCGAAGCCGCTGCCTTATTGGTTCAGAAACAGGGAGCACGCATTTCGCAGTTCAGTTTTTTAATTGCCTTGGAGGAGTTAGGCGGAAAAGAAAGATTGAAACAATTTGAGGCTGAAGTTCATCAAATCCTTACTTATTAG
- a CDS encoding quinol:cytochrome C oxidoreductase yields MYSFSPKLRLYSIIFIVLGLVLFGAGYFMNHGTDDAQIEHMMEAVHAGGNHMPSNSSEMVGPQDHAAHLEHAKMQFKNQPLAAIHTVSVFLFALSCCALFFYAIQTASHAGWSIIILRVMEAVASFIPWAGAIVIIVMLLNVTHIGHLFHWMDPELTDPKSVHFDAILYEKKTFLNIPFYIFRTLFYVLGASFFSWKLRAQSKKVDETKDRKVYANFYSWNVGYIAFFGFCSAAWAWDWLMSIDPHWYSTMYIWYAMVSTLATSIAVIMLISVYLKKSGFLPQFNDNHLHDLGVFLFASTMLWTYTWFAQFMLYWYANIPEEVNYFYGRFEYYGWAFWSILLLNFALPLSVMVSSSIKRNYKVMTTMAIIIICGHWLVYYNMVMPGTVGPYWENITGLLTNLGAVLFGLGLFIFAVMTTLSKRKLLPEGNPFIHESKIYEYPF; encoded by the coding sequence ATGTATAGTTTTTCACCTAAATTAAGATTATATTCAATCATATTCATCGTTCTTGGATTGGTGCTTTTTGGAGCAGGTTATTTCATGAATCATGGTACAGATGATGCCCAGATTGAACATATGATGGAGGCAGTACATGCCGGCGGAAACCATATGCCTTCAAATTCAAGTGAAATGGTAGGCCCACAAGATCATGCTGCCCATTTGGAGCATGCGAAAATGCAGTTTAAGAATCAACCTTTAGCCGCAATTCATACGGTTTCTGTATTCCTTTTTGCATTAAGCTGTTGTGCCTTGTTTTTCTATGCAATTCAAACCGCTTCTCATGCAGGTTGGTCGATCATCATCCTTAGAGTAATGGAAGCTGTTGCTTCATTCATCCCTTGGGCAGGAGCAATTGTCATTATTGTTATGCTGTTGAATGTCACCCATATCGGTCATTTGTTTCACTGGATGGATCCGGAATTAACAGATCCTAAGAGTGTTCATTTTGATGCCATTCTTTACGAAAAGAAAACATTCTTAAATATTCCGTTCTATATTTTCAGAACCTTATTTTATGTACTTGGAGCATCTTTCTTCTCTTGGAAACTGAGAGCTCAGTCTAAAAAAGTAGATGAAACTAAAGATAGAAAAGTATATGCTAACTTCTATAGCTGGAACGTAGGGTATATTGCATTTTTCGGCTTCTGTTCTGCAGCTTGGGCTTGGGACTGGTTGATGTCTATTGATCCACACTGGTATTCTACCATGTATATTTGGTATGCGATGGTAAGTACATTAGCAACATCAATTGCAGTGATTATGTTGATCAGTGTATATTTAAAGAAAAGTGGATTCTTACCACAGTTTAACGACAATCACTTGCATGACTTAGGAGTATTCCTTTTCGCATCTACTATGTTGTGGACGTACACTTGGTTTGCTCAGTTTATGTTATATTGGTATGCAAATATCCCGGAAGAGGTTAATTATTTCTACGGAAGATTTGAATACTACGGATGGGCATTCTGGTCTATATTACTGTTGAATTTTGCGCTTCCTTTATCTGTAATGGTAAGTTCAAGTATCAAACGAAACTATAAAGTAATGACGACTATGGCGATAATTATCATTTGTGGACACTGGTTAGTGTATTACAATATGGTAATGCCGGGAACTGTTGGTCCTTATTGGGAAAACATCACTGGATTATTAACAAATCTTGGCGCAGTACTTTTTGGATTAGGTTTATTTATCTTCGCGGTAATGACAACACTGTCAAAAAGAAAATTATTGCCGGAAGGAAACCCTTTCATTCACGAATCAAAAATTTACGAATATCCTTTCTAG
- a CDS encoding c-type cytochrome codes for MLKMTKNILKIIAILGCAAMTLSSCSKENPPLVYFPDMYFPVAYDPLMKAEDAYSKHENEIPAFVKNNGATGLGPIDGTVSQNPEGIADPAANTKMTPDQYNGGYDESKLITASPLDPANQAKDIERGKKLYNQTCAACHGVNGDGQGPIVESGAYSGVPKYADREITVGSVHYVLTNGRNSMGSYAGQLKPGDRWRVSLYVMNAFKGGTVAAAAPETAVAATPAEPAADATK; via the coding sequence ATGCTTAAGATGACAAAGAATATATTAAAAATTATAGCTATCTTAGGATGTGCAGCAATGACTTTATCGTCTTGCAGCAAAGAAAATCCGCCTTTGGTTTATTTCCCGGATATGTATTTTCCTGTGGCTTATGATCCATTAATGAAAGCTGAAGATGCTTATTCGAAACATGAAAATGAGATTCCTGCATTTGTTAAAAATAACGGAGCAACAGGTTTAGGTCCTATTGATGGAACGGTATCTCAAAATCCGGAAGGAATTGCAGATCCGGCAGCCAATACCAAAATGACTCCTGATCAATATAATGGAGGGTATGATGAATCGAAATTAATTACAGCTTCTCCTTTAGATCCTGCCAATCAGGCGAAAGATATTGAAAGAGGTAAAAAACTTTACAACCAAACCTGTGCAGCCTGTCATGGTGTTAATGGAGACGGGCAAGGTCCTATCGTGGAAAGTGGTGCTTATTCAGGTGTTCCTAAATATGCTGATCGAGAAATTACAGTAGGTTCCGTACACTATGTTTTGACCAACGGTAGAAACTCAATGGGTTCCTATGCAGGTCAGCTAAAACCGGGAGACCGATGGAGAGTTTCGTTATATGTGATGAATGCATTTAAAGGTGGCACTGTCGCGGCAGCTGCACCAGAAACAGCCGTTGCTGCTACACCAGCAGAACCTGCAGCAGACGCAACAAAATAA
- a CDS encoding DUF3341 domain-containing protein, whose protein sequence is MSTTKIIYGMYADDDDLLEGVKAFNDKGIAIAEVYTPFPVHGLDKALGLRKTRISDAAFLYAVYGLTIGALVTWYTMNHDWPMNIGGKPSFKWGTNMPAFVVPMFELMVFCAAHMMSLTFLVRNKMYPGCPPQNPDPRTTDDKFMMEFVTDNVDAVKQILIDTGVEEITVKDA, encoded by the coding sequence ATGAGCACCACTAAAATTATATACGGTATGTATGCCGACGACGATGATTTATTAGAGGGAGTGAAAGCTTTCAATGATAAAGGAATCGCTATTGCTGAAGTCTATACTCCGTTTCCAGTTCATGGTCTGGACAAAGCTTTAGGTTTAAGAAAGACACGAATTTCAGATGCTGCTTTTTTGTATGCAGTATATGGATTAACGATAGGTGCTTTGGTAACATGGTACACAATGAATCACGATTGGCCAATGAATATCGGTGGTAAACCCTCTTTTAAATGGGGAACCAATATGCCGGCTTTCGTAGTTCCAATGTTTGAGTTGATGGTTTTCTGTGCAGCTCACATGATGTCTCTTACCTTCTTAGTGAGAAATAAAATGTATCCAGGTTGTCCGCCTCAGAATCCTGATCCGAGAACAACTGATGATAAATTTATGATGGAATTTGTTACAGATAATGTAGATGCAGTAAAACAAATCCTGATTGATACCGGAGTTGAAGAAATAACTGTAAAAGATGCTTAA